The DNA sequence CTATAAATTCATTTATATGAAGAAGCAAGAAGGAAGGGAGTGGGGAGCTGGGAGATAATGGGGATTGCAATGATGAGATGACAAAAGCTTTATAAGGAAAAGAGTGTTCTAGATTTGGATGTTTTCATTTGCGACCAGCACCTGTTTTAATACAGTCTTGGATCTTTCGCCTCCTTTTCTTCTACACACAGGATATGGTGCCGCATGGCAGCACATCTGTCATCATGGTATTGAAGTAACACACACAAATGTCCTTCACTTTGCATTAGTCTCTGTGGTAACGGATCGTTAAAAttttcaacctttttttttcacttctgctttctctttctttaattaaaggtgcgttttctttcttcttagaACTTGCCTTTTTCATCATTGATAAATGTTGCACTATCATTAATAATGGAGTTCATTACAATGATGACTCTAAAAGCTGAACAAGCTTTATCACGGAAATGCTTCTTTTCACTAGAGAAATTTATTGCACAATGAAGATTTGGGGTAAAAAAtcactatatttttttcaaccatCTTCAAAACCTTTGGTTCGCTTGTAACAAAGAAAAttgtaagatgattttttttttaaaatgaaacaaaatttcttgagaaaactttgaatttttaattttttttatccaaataaacaaaatatttttcccCCTCTCAAACCAGTCATAAGAGCCTGTGCCTAAGCATGAAAAAAGAACGTGCAGCTAATTAGCATCTCATTAGTGAGAAACCGATATCATTCAACTTTTGTCTAGCTAAGACCTAAAGACCTCGAATGATTTCGAAGATTTGTCCAAGTCATGGCTATTTAAATATAGATAACTCAATTCCTCCTTGTAATATGATGAGATAGGTCGTGGAGAGAATCCAGCATAGCTCCTTTCTAACTTTGCTAAGCATAACTCAATTTCATACTTGAAGGGTTCTGTAATAGGACGGGCAGCATATTCCTCAAACGGCATCCACTGTGACAAAAGGAAGAAAtacataaaaagaaatgaagtaaaaaagggattgaatatatagttaaaaaagttatatttttatacaacaaatttatataacatttttttttataattttacccATCACTTTAACCATCTCAtctccttattttattttatatatatatataattatgtacaaatataaattctctattaaaaaaaattacaagatgaTTACCAATTACATTCGCAAGGAAAACATGACTCAGATACAGCAATATAGTGAAAAGTTAATTGGTCAACTAGCTTCCTGTTATAAGATCTCTTTCCGAGTGAAGGGTATCATCAATCAGCATATATTCATATAGGATTAGGATCTAAGTTCTCCAGAGAAAAGGGTATGAACTATTAATATGATAGCTGAGGCTTCAGGAATTGCAAGCTTATAAATGTAGAAAAATTGCAAACAAATAGAATCCTCTAACGTATGCGCATGTATTAATTATTCAAGAACCcacatcattcttatgagttgCATGGTCATTTTCAACTACGTACGAGATAATTATGTGTTGCTTTATGGGTTAAAGAATGTGGGACAAAATAATCACATGTGGATTGTGGTCATATAATGCTTGTAAAAATTTTGATCGCAATTAATATATACGTCTCGTAATGATCTTATTTAGCAGAGTAATCCAACGTACTTTCTATCATATTATGTACACACACTTCATGTTCACGCACCAGAAGGCAATATTGAAAgtcattttttgtttgtattttcagttaagatttaaaaatttcGAAGTGCATGTGCCATTGAACTTTATTGAAGAGAGCTAGCATGCGCATTAACATGCTAGGTAGATATATATATGTGTCGCTCTTGTCTTATCTGTCAGAAAATAGTAGTAGTCTTAAAGTAGGATGTTTCATATATGTGTCTTGTCATATGTCACTTCTTATGTGATCTGGGCTTATCCTTGGAAAATATCATTTGTTGGATGATGAGAACGAACTGCTTTGTTACATGATAAACTTTGTTAAACTCATTCATAAGGAAAACATGACTCAGATATATGGCAATATATAGAAGGAAGTTAATTAGTGAGTATATTCTACTATTACAGATGGAGATGATCCTAGCTCATTCATCATTTGTGACATGACATCTTTACATCCAAACCAAATTAAAGAATGACACGATgtattgagaaacaaaagtatACCTTGGCAGCATCAATTTCCAAATCTTGCTTTTTGATGTCAGTAGAAAGAGGACGCAACATGCAAAGGAAATATAGTTCTGATTTCCCAAAGAATGAATTATGTGCGTGCCTGCAAATCTCATTAACATGAGCAGgttaaaacaaaattgaaataagaggaaaagaaggaaaggcaCATTTTAAGTAAATTTCAGGAAGAAAATTGAGACCTGAATGCCAGTAATTCCACAAATTCTGTATCAATCTGAACAAAGAACAAAGTTGAGTTATACCAATACAACATAATAGAGGACATTCAACGAcaaatataaatagaaatgCAACATTGCAACATTTTACTTATACACTTACTCCTGTCTCTTCTTTTGCTTCTCTAACAACTGCGGCTGAAAGCTCCTCACCCTGAAATTACCATGTTAATTTCATAGTTCTAATTAACcaaattggaattttttttttccaatgcgTGGGGAGgaaattttctttgaaaatgttCATACCGCTTCAACTATTCCGGTAGGTATCTTCCAAAGGCCAGTTTCATGGAATATACCTCTTTTTTCCTGGACTACAAGCACCTAAAGCcctccaaaaaaaagaaagaaaagaaaaaaaaagagaggaaaaataattaaagttgtaAAATGAAACCAGGACTACTAGTTGAAAGCAAACGCGGGCTGAATCAATTAATAAGGAAGGAATTAACCATATATTAATTGTTGTTCTTTTGAACGAACCTCTTTGTTATCATTTAAGACAAGACCACCGACCCTTACACGGTGGGATGCATTTGGAGGGATTGTGCAGCTTGTTTCAGGAATAATCCAATAAACTAGCATTAGATAGTTTGGTTCAGCATGGTGGTAACCGAAACCCTCCTGCATgcaccaatatatatatatatatatacattaaaaaaaatttatataactaaCAAAGATGGGATaacatattttctgaaaatattttctctcaaTTCCATCTATTTCCATTGTGATTTCACTCTATATTATCTTAgaatatcaatttaaatttaatccaatttaaaaagttatttaaattgttctttatttatatactttatcTTTGTTTTATATCTAATTGGTagacttggatttttttcaacaaattaagACATCTTCTTATATTGATGAAGTGaatcaatttaatataaatttcagaaattaaattaaataaataaaaatttaaaaactgaatagttttattaaattaaatttcatatttaattgtGAAAACTAACATGCGTGATCCAATCTATAATATGTGGCTTCTATAAGATATGTGACAAACATTTCCAtttggattttaaaaattagataatttaattaaaacaatcttttttttaataacaaggTTTACAGTTATTAAAATCAGATAATTAAAGCAATCTTGTAGCATGAATAGATACCTTGCTGTCTTTGTACAAGGTTTAAAGTAATTAAACCTGACAAAAACAGGAAAGATTACCTTAactgcagtttcaacaagattAACTAGTGCTGTAGGTAACTTGATCCAAACACCGCATTTCTCCTGCaacatatattataattaatatataggaGATTAGGATTAATGTTATGGTTTCTTTACAAATAATTTGGATAATATACTTATTCAAATTCATCATAAATTTTGATACTATCTAGATAAAAGTTTTTCACAATTTTCCGGCTGAACCAGTCTTTCTTAGTAAGCTGATTATAGTGCGCAGATATTACATGATCTgtttttcaaattcaaagaaaaaataaaatgctgaaattgaatataattatataaaacatcTTGTTCTGATTGCAAGTATATGGAGCATCtaaaaaatgatacaataatagTTCATGGTTTCACACGTGGTGGTTCCCTCCTTCACTGGTCTCCCCCTTTATCTctccttaattataaaatttgctGATAGAGTGGTGGTGATTCTGTAATCGGTGCTGGAGGCTAAGGCTTTCACGGGAAGATATGACTTATCCAAAGGGGAAGGGGTTGGAAGAAAGGATCAATGAATcttaagaaaaatttataaaaacaaagtaAGTGAAATTGTATACTGTAAGAAGAGAAGAATACGTAGTTACACCAagtgaattaatattttattttgtgaacCTTAATCTTAATGAAGTGCgaatacattaatttaatttaaaattatatatacatatatatatatatatatatatatatatatatatatatatatatatatatatatatatatatcgttaCCTGTTTCTTCCATTGTGAGAGCGACGTTCTAAGCAAAGTAACAAAAATTTCAGAGTCCATTGGCTCCTTCAAATCTATAATGACTCCTCCATGGGCATCATCTGTGGCAGGGAGAATCTCAAAATCCCCTGAACTTGCTGAGATTGACATTGGCTCAACTGAATAAATATTAACTATAACAAAAGAGAAATGTTAATGATAAGCGTCACAAAGAAGATTTAACTGCAGAGTTATAGCTAGGGAGGGATTCAAGAGGCTAAAGTTTCAAAGCATAGGAGGGTAGAACTAATCAATGGAAGTTGGGAAGTGGTGTGCACAAGATTGCAATTTATAATGCAAAATGATGGGCAGAAGCCAAATCCTAGTTGacacccaaaaaataaaataaaataatacaagtataataactaatataatgctagagagaaaaaaatgaatactattaattaagtttttaaaatcataattttttttatccgtaaaatgttaatttattaaaatactactttttattaaaaaagtgaTCGAAGTCGTGATCATTCTTCTCTTTCGatcatattcttttaaaaaagtgaaagaGAAACATTTGGTGCTCTGTATTTAtctaaaaatagaaaagcaGTCAAAGAAAATGGTGATAACAGTATTTTAAGAAAAGTgataataattgtattttgaaggtttaaaaaaaactaaaaataattatatattaaaaataagaaatatatacatctaatgagatatttttttttattaatagttataaattaaAACCATAAAGTATTAATATGTCATTATTCATTATAATTAACTATCTAACCACAAACACAGGCCATGGAATGCGCAACTCTGGTGTGAGTTCTCTATGAAGTCATGCTGACATGGTGTTCCAATGGAAATGCGAGAAATTGTCATGTGTTTCTAGaaaaaagtttagtttaagtgATCAATAATTAACTTATCCGTACTGTAcgattaaaattatatcaccTCAAATACACTATTATATAAAGTGAGTATAGTTTGCATAATTAGTGTATGTCTCCctgtttaattataattgatagtaCAATTGGAATACACGGATTTCTTAGGTAGGGTATATATGCGCATATATTGTTGAATGCTGTGCGGGCACGTATGAACAAgattttgtttttcccttttttgatAGGCAGAAAGTTGATTGTCCAATTAAACCTTTACAGTGCAATAATACGTGCCTCACGACTCACAAGTTTCGACTTGACTTAAGGGGTGTTTCACGTTCAGAGTTTCATTAATTTCATCTATCATAACTCTCATTCGTATATGTAATTTGTAATCTTTAAAACTATGTCAATATATATCTTTGGCAACCCTATACCCCCAAGTTAACCAAggataaatatttcattattcaTATTTGAATTATAAATGCCTTTCAATAAGGGATTAGtgtaattaaaaacaaatcatatacttttagaagaagaaagaatatcTATCgaaataacttatttaaaaaaaaaaaaacccttctttcttttctaggttagataaaaaaagagttttcaagattatttataaacaaatctaTCATCAAAATTTTAGCGAGATGAATAACGTCCTAAAAAAAGGGGAGGTAGAGATGGAAATatattgttttaacttttaaggagagaaaaaaaggatTAATATCATCTTAGACAGCCTGGAGTACTATTGTACTAACTCATTGGGCTCACCATGCCCAACCATCACAAAAAAGGGAGATTGCTAAGCAAACCTCCTTCCTGATTATCTTGACCAAGAATGTCCCTTTCTGGAAATAGATTTTCagaaatgtgttaaaaaaaacttattttcagAAAGTGTTActtttaagagagaaaaaatggaaaagggGTAAACTAATTTGGGGGTGGATTTAGTAATTGCTCAAAAAGAGTATTGAGCCGAAATATAAGCAGGCCTTTTTGCACTCCACATACATGACTAAGCTTTATAACTCAGAAAAAACTTGttgattgacaaaaaaaaaaaaaaacttgtttacaaaataaatattaatgtttaataagataataataacTCGTGAATTTTGTAGATTTGTGAGGAAGCTAATAAAAAGCAGTTATTTAGTGTTACattttagaaaaaacaaaataaaatgccAACTTAATcaatttattgactttttttaattgatCAATTCTATAATTatgatacaataattttttagtcatcacaataaattattcttaaaaatcgAGAACATTTTACATCCCTTATTTTTAACAACCATCACACTACTATCCGATATGCTTTTCTCCTTTATATATTCAACTCAGCAATACCAGTTCCTTTCAAGTAGCAAATTAAAAGATAAGATTCAaccttttattcttttgtttagGGAGACATGGAACATGGAAATTCTTTCTTTCATCATGCTCAGTGCGAAAAATCAATCTCTGGTAAGTACACCAAAAAATACGAATTAGTTAGATTGTTTTTCGATTTTACTTCTCATATGTAATGTGTAAACATGATCTCGAATGCTATAGGAATATATCTATATACTGGATTagataattttctaaaatagttatcgtttcattttttattcttttattgtcAATTTCGGTAATTTTATATctcttattcattatttttttttcttcattttttccctGAAGAATCTCTGGGCCACGACTGCTTATTCTGtgtgtaatatatttttctttttccgctTATGCTATTGGAGTCGTTGATGGAAAAAGGGGGATATGCAcacgtattttttatttttcgaaTGTTTGATACTGaacttgagaatttttttttttatgaaaagaaaatactatttctttttttt is a window from the Glycine max cultivar Williams 82 chromosome 2, Glycine_max_v4.0, whole genome shotgun sequence genome containing:
- the LOC100815518 gene encoding nudix hydrolase 10, which codes for MSISASSGDFEILPATDDAHGGVIIDLKEPMDSEIFVTLLRTSLSQWKKQEKCGVWIKLPTALVNLVETAVKEGFGYHHAEPNYLMLVYWIIPETSCTIPPNASHRVRVGGLVLNDNKEVLVVQEKRGIFHETGLWKIPTGIVEAGEELSAAVVREAKEETGIDTEFVELLAFRHAHNSFFGKSELYFLCMLRPLSTDIKKQDLEIDAAKWMPFEEYAARPITEPFKYEIELCLAKLERSYAGFSPRPISSYYKEELSYLYLNSHDLDKSSKSFEVFRS